The sequence gaccttgttatgCTTATTCCGTTGTAAACGAATCTTAAAACAGAAGTCAGCTACGACAAGCTTATGTTGGGTTACCACACACTCTCCAGGTATAACCTTGCTTAGACCTTGCAATCTAAGCAGGCATGCCTGTCCTCTTTTCTCAAGAGGACGAAATCAATCTGGCTAGTGTGTTGGCCACTACTGAAGGTCACCAGGTGGGATTTCCTCTTCCTAaagaaagtgtttgctataaacatGTCATAGGCTAGGGAAAAGTTCAGGATTCCCTCTCCTTCTTGATTCCTAGTCCCAAAGCCTAAGCCTCCATTTACACCCTCGAAACTGGTGCTAGATGTACCCACATGGCCATTGAGATCTCCTCCTATGAAGAGCTTCTCGCCAACTGGCACACtactaaccatgtcctccaggccttcccagaactccctctttgagttctcattaaggcctacttgaggagcatacgcgctgataacattgagaatcaagtcaaacaaaaaattagaATTACACTCATTTCAATACCATGCCTGATTTCTTATTCAATCCAATTCAATTCCATCCTCTCCAATATCGACATCCAAACGGAGCATTATTGATTCCGGTAAGATTTCACATGGCCAATTCGGTTGAGGGGAAGAAGATAATTCTTGTTTCTCATTCTAGAATGAGGGTAGCATTATAGTGTTAGGAGAAGGTAGACAATCCACTTATACCTTTGACACCACCACTCACATGCATCCAGAGGGAAAGATGCAAACGTGGAAATAAAGGGGCGGAGGTACAAATACTGTCGGGATTCGAACTCGAGACCTCTGGCTCTGATACTATGTTAGATTGGACACATTAACcaattcaacccaaaaacttaagCTGTTAGAAGAAGGTAggcaatccacttatacacttcaacatacatcaatttttttttctcgaactacACTGGAGAGCTGTGTGTCATTTCATTAAGCAAGAAATAGGGGAACAGAAAGGGAGAGGGACAGCACCCATTCCCAACATAATAGCCTTTACAGACGTGTCAAAAAACAACAAAGAAACTCAACCCTGGCTCAGTGCCACAACTTAACTCATGGACTGCAGCTGCAGGAGCAAATTATGCAGCGCTGAAGCTCCAGCCCCACACCAGAGGTTGCTGGAATTGGACACAGCCTGCATAACAACCTGGAAACAGGGCCTTGCACCATCAAAGACACAGACATTCCTGTGTTTCCAACTTTCCATAACTCCCAAGCAACCAGGATGATCAATGAATTGAGGCCTTTCTTAATCTTGTTGTTATCATGCAAGTTTTCAAGGTTATGTTTGAATGGCGGGTAAATggaatgttttcaagtcgtccacGATTAATcgtcaagtcgtccgactaatcatgATTAATCGCCCAAGTCGGTCAGCCAGAACGACCAGCAAGTCGTCCGACTTGAAAACACTGCAATGGATTGAACTTGATAGGATCTTAACATCACATGATCGATAACATGATGTTAGTGCCCCATTACATTctgtgttcttatgcatatatcctTCATCCAAGGGTTGGATGCTTCAAGCTTGTGTTATTCCACTAAGATATGGGTTAGCACTGTAAATGCTTCCTAATTAATAAAACATGATTCAACCCTCTATAAGAGTCTGTTTTTTTGCAGATCAATGGACTAACTTTCTTGTATATAAATGGAAAAATACCATTTGTTTCTCCACCTTGTTTGATCATACCAGCAGGTTTTCCTGCAGATCAATGGACTAACTTTATCTTTAATGTATCTGATTATTTCAGGGTGCAGTAGGCTTGAGAATGAGAATACATGGTAGAAACATTTGCTTTGTAAATTGTCATTTTTCTGCACATATGGAAGCTGTGAGCAGACGGAATGAAGACTTTGACCATGTCTTTAGATCAATGACATTTTCTTCTCCTTCAAATGGATTATTGACAACATCAGGTAATCCATCTTCTCCCATTAAGGctttgtttgggtactctagtattgaccCCAATCCACGTGTGTTGAGGTGGATTgaggtgtaaattagtttaatttgCACCCCAATCCACCTCAACACATGTGAGTTGGGGTCaaatactagagtacccaaacaaagCCAAACTTATTTGCATTTTCTTATGGACATGCAAATCTGAAAAGATTTCGCCCAAACTTTTGCTAATATCATTCAACAATTATTGTGGAAGTGAAAATTTGAACTTATGTACACTTGTGTTGTTACAGTTTCTGGTTCTGCTGCTCAGCTTCTTCGAGGAACAAATGTATGCTGTTAGTCATCTTCATTTATTTTTCAGTTTGTATAGTCATTGTGTATCTAGATTGTGTGATTGTAAACTGGCTAACATGGTGCTACCGCAGGGATCAAGACTGCCTGAGTTGTCAGATACTGACTTGATCGTGTTTCTTGGTGACTTCAATTACCGGCTTTATAACATTTCTTTCGATGAGGCAATGGGCTTGGTTTCCCGGCGATGCTTTGACTGGTTGAGAGAGAATGATCAGCTGCGAGCAGAAATGAAATCTGGGAGAGTCTTCCAGGGATTACGTGAAGGAGAATTTAAGTTCCCCCCTACTTATAAATTTGAGAAGCACATAGCAGGCTTATCTGGTATCAAAACTCTGTTTAAATTCTTAGTTACTGTACTGGATTGATTACATTAGCATAAGCTACATGGCAATAATTTGTATGCACTTCTTTTAATGATCTCTTGAAGCACTTATTTTGGTTATTTTATCTAGTTAACTTTAATTTGACTTATAGGTTATGATAATAGTGAGAAAAGGCGCATTCCAGCCTGGTGTGACAGAGTTCTATATCGAGACAGCCGAACTAGTTCACAGATTGAGTGTTCTTTGGAATGTCCTGTAGTCTGTTCGATATCACTGTAAGTAGTTCGTTGTTTGCTTATCTTATATAATGCTTTTAATTAATTTGCAATGGCTGTTATTCCATTTTTTTAGGTACGACTCTTGTATGGAAGCAACAGACAGTGATCATAAACCTGTCAAATGTGTGTTCAATTTAGATATTGCTCATGTGGACAAACAAACAATGAGGCAGAAGTATGGAGAAATAATGGGTTCAAATAAGGAAGTGCTTGACTCACTTCagggcttggaggctttgcctgaAGTAGATATCAGCACGAATGACATCATTCTGCAAGATCAAAACCCTTTTGTTGTGAAACTGCACAACAGAAGTACAAAAGAGTTGGCTTGTTTTGAGATCATTGGTCAGACACCAAAGTCATCTGGCACACCTTTCTCAGGTTTCCCTTCTTGGCTGAAGGTAGGTTACTGCTCTGTCTTCTCTCCTTATCCTATGCTAAGGTATTCCAGTCCATTTGAACATAGTTTATCTATAGCCTGGGGCATGAAATATACACAGACCAGTTTTTTTAAGTCAAAAGTTAGCTATGCTCAACTAAGATGATGGAAATTTTAAGTTTACTGAATGTGAATCTTCAAGTCTTATTCTATTTATTTTTTCAATTACATATCTAGATTATGACTGAAATGGTAATAGATACTAATACTATAAGATTGCTTTGCTATTTAAGATTTGTTCGATGCCATGAGCTTAATTGATAGAGAACTGAAAGAGCACGCGATAACCACAGGTTTCTCCGGCAGTCGGTATAATTTCTCCCAGACAATCTGTTGAAGTGACGTTGCAACATGGACAAATACGAAGTCAAGATTATCTTACTGGGACTTCAGGGGACAGTTCTGGAGCTGCGCAAGAGAAGGTTGCAACGCTATTGGTTACAGTAACCAGAGTGGACTCGACAGCTGGGAGACGGCACAAAATACAAGTACAGCACCGGTGCCGCAGGGAGACGTATTCGTCAAGAGGTTATAACTTGGCGGATCGATTCTTTGCTTGAACCAGAGAATTCAGAAGTGCTGGGCCAACGATGTTGATGTCCCAGTGTGCATAGAGATTTGCATGTTGTAGAACAAAAATCCTGTGATGAGAGTGGCATAAAAACGCGGATTTGGAGAGTTCAAATTTATTAATAGTGTCGGAAAGAGCACTGGACGAGTACAGAGTACAGACGTACCGCGATAAAGACTGCAAAGCTGATATTTTCTGAAGAGCTCACTCGAATAAGCATTCAATCCTGCAGCGCACCAGCACATACTGGGGGTTTCCTTTTTAAAAAATTCTCCAAAAGTCTAAAGCCCTAATTAGTCATATCCTAAATTCGTAACAGTCTCAATTTCCTTTCCTTTTTTTCCCTTAAGTGCTGGATTCTAAAACCCTGATTACGCCTCGCTGAATTTATGGGGCTGAGCTTTTTTCTTCTCTCTTGATACAAACCAATCTTGAATTAGGCTAAAACCAGTTTGGTCCGTGCACTCAGAAACAGTCAAGCCTGTAACATACTGCAGCAACGCCATGAGGACGTTTCCCCAGCATGCCTGGCTGTCTTCTCAAGCCCGCTACACTGTCGCATCCGCTGCCCACGTACAAAGGTTGTCGTTGGTCCTACATCAGCTGCCGTTAAACCCAAAGTGAGAGAGCCCCTTAACCTATCATACATCCATTTTACCTTACCACGCAATATTTAGTTTCATATGTATATCACCATCGAGTTCTGGTGAGGTTGTCCAGCAGCACTACTGCTGCCCCACTGTTCTAGCACCAGCGCTGATCTGTTTCGTAATGATGATTCCCTGGCAAACCACAAATACTGTTTGTCAGTCCCTTTGTCCCACACGTGTATCATATACTTGCACATGATTTTGCTAAGTGGAATAGTGGATCACCCCATCATACTGGTGGAGTGGCGGAGACCATGTTTTGATCACTTTTCATGCTCGCTGCTCTCCAATCCAGGATGGTGTGCACCACCTCATATTaatactaactaactaactatgagaaATGAGATGATGATAGATCAATtgattccattccacaaaccaaacaaaaaaggaaTGAGAAGATAATGAGCTAActtattcctcaaaccgaacattCTATAAATCTATGAACGTCGCTGACTCGGACAAGTCATTAAACGGAGAGCAATACTTTTACTAATATCATATCATCCATCACCCAATCCATGTTGAAGGTGCATATAAGCCCCAAAGTCGATTCAAGGAGCAATGTATTTGTGACATCGGTAGATTTTTTagtactaggtgtaaggatgtagaTGACGAGAGAAAAGGTAATAGCCTATAAAAAAATTCTTCTACAAAGCACAATGCACTAGAGCAAAAAGGTGACCCTAATAGTAGCTACACACATTAACTCTGGTACACTCTACACAAGTATAGTAGAGGTTAGTTGCTAGCTAAAACACTTCACCACACAAAAGTTACTGAAAGGAACGTGGAACCTAGGAGGTGAGTTAGGACTTCTATTTTTCTCTTCTAAACTAGGCCTCTAATTTTATCTCTTAAATAAAACTTATACGGATAACCAAGCAAGCAAGTGCAGCTAAAGTTTTGTTAAAGTGTTGCTATCTTTATTATAAAACAGAGTTATACAACCTAGATTCCAATCGTACCAACTAGCCTATAATCTAAGCTAGGAAAGGTAAAGCATATAACCAAAGGAAACAATATAAATACAAAAAGTTAAATAAGATGCAGATGCATACGCCCGTTGACACGCCGATACTTTTACTGAGGTATGAAGAACCACACAAGGTTCTTACTAATCCTCGTTGATGTCCGTAGGGATGTCCCGTGAGAGCCAAGTACCTGGTCGAGTAACTTCGTAGATAGTAGTGGGCCTTCTCTACATGCAAGTGGTGCTCTACTTCCGGCCTTTCTTGGATGCTCCCCGTCATCTTCATTATTGAGCTTCCAGCTAAAACATCGTGAGCCGAGTTCCCTCTAGTACTGTAGAGCCCGGAATTGGcataagaaaaaaaataaaataaataaataaatatatttataatAAGGTTTGAGATATTTTTTTACCTTTGGAAATTATTGGGACCCTTTCTTTTATAATCAATCAGGAATATTAAATCATTCATGTAACCAATAAATGAGTAAAAGAATGGGGGTCTCATATTTATAAATTGGAGGTGATACATTTTATCGAAGTAAGGAATCATAAGATAAATTCGACCTCAAATTATAAATTAGAACATAAAGTGAGAAAAGAAGCTTATATTGAACCTATCTATTATGGATAGAATCAAATAATGGAAGGAGAGTAAAATATTGAATATAGTAGAATTTGGATTATATAATTGGGTTTGGGAATTTGAAATTCAAGATAGAAATTTGATTTGAATATTTGAGTTTGGAAAAGAAAATAGAATAGAAAAGAAATaacaaaaaagaaaagagaaagaattcGGGCGCCACTGTATTGTTTTCGGCCCAAACTGGCCCAAATCCGCGTCCACGTTGCCCGCGCCACTGCGCCGACACATGGACCCGCGGTGTCAGTCGCTCTCGCGCTCACGTGAAGTCACTGCCATCGCCATGTGGGCCACCCATGTCAGCCTCTTCCACGTGGATGCCGCTCACCTGCGCTGCTCCAAGTCGATGGCTGGTGGACCCGCCCTAGCAGGAGCTCCTCTCCCCTCCGGTTCCGAAGGATTCGCAACCGAGCCGTGAAATCCGCTCGGATTTTGCCAACCAAACACGATGTGGCCGGATCCTAGGCGTGTAAATATGCGCGAACTTCATGATCATCTCACCATCAACTCGTGTTGCCGTGAGTCGCAACTGGGAATTCGTCGCCAAGAAAGAAGCAGTGTGGGAGGAGATCTACCGCTGTCACCGGCACTACTCGCCATGCCACTGCTTGGTGCTCGATTGGGGAGCCAGGGACCTTCGCCAATACCCACCGCACTTAACCGGGTGCTCGTTGTGTCCAATTGGTGCACAAGGCTCGAGGAATTGCTCACTGGATTATCTTGTTTGTCGCGATCCACACCTCGCCGTAGCCGGGGTCCCGTAGTCGCCAAATCCGGTGAGTAAGGTCACCCATTCGTTCGTCGCAACCCTAGCATAGTGTAGTGCATGTTAATTTGGTAATCAGAGCACTGGAATACAAACCGGGCCTCCGTCGGCCATGGCCCGTTGTGGATGTCGGGCGGCGCCGCCAGGCTCGAGTCGGTGGGAAGGTGATTCGGCCACGGCCGTCGGATACACGAGGAGTGGACCCGATTGAACCATCCCATACCCCTTCGTGTATTGAAAGTAGACCGCTGATGTGAGATCAAGCGTTGGAGATTAGATGAGCGTGGTAGCCATCGGATCGGTATCGGGCAATTCTGAATAGATCTATAAATACCCCTTCGCCACTTGAAACATGTACGTGGATCGTTGATCGGACGACCCAGATTGAGTTGAACCCTGGGCCATTGATCCTCGACCGCACGACCAGGATTATATTATGGACATCGGTTCGCTTAAAAACATCTGGATCTAATCGTGACCATCGAAGTTAGATCGCACGACCAGATTTGGCTCGTTCCCCTTCGGCCGGCGCGTTTTGCAAAAGGGACCCCGTAGAACACTAGATTCAACCTGTCGTCCAGAATTATATTAAAAGCATTACGGTAAGGTCCTAGAATTAACGTAGAACCCCCTCAACTCTTCAGATTTAGTATCCACAGTCCATAGACTACCAGAAAATGGTTAATTGATATTTAAAATGGATTTTCTTGTataaaaataaatacagaaacttgtttaattcatatttaaatcATTATAACTCCTTTTTattcattctagttgcattagtctcacaataatattgttttatcatctggtaactttgttttgtcatgaaatatgggTTAAAATTTTTCACTTACGTcctgtttggatcattggaaatgaattccattctaataatagtaatttagacatatatcaattaagctaattcggttttatgcaaaatatatttgtatactattattagaaagatgtcggagatatttatgtgctagatttttactatagaggagtgagacgaagtgtgtcatgtaagttacagagtagaaacaaattctactaatgcataaaatcattttccATCctacaccccatgaatttgagataggcttatatctgaactttgaaaagtggtggaatgttaaattccaaattaaataagttactttattgagtgaattccaattcctctaaaacgAAGGGATCCAAACACCCcattagtctattctatatttaaccacgtggatcttcggaaaaccataactttataaccgtagctctgaatttagcggttctcgaacctacgatctcgtagcaacgcgtagattattattatgcagtttgtgtttatgtttggtgtgatgttaattctgcctataccatgtttgtttgtattgctacgaatagcagtgaggtccGAGAAtcttgaagatcatcctggtacctggaatctcaagtcccaggcaagttgtgtccttgatcactcctttttacctaataatgctcactattaatcactgtgacatgctcaggttaatttgatgggacctaataggtttccctagcatttttTATTCGTCACCTTGCAAGcacatgaattattgggtagttttgctattgctctacttggtttCGGAAAACTAATGTTTcactatgatcatgttccaattatgttattctttaattattattcatgataagatcatattattaattggaacatggagaaccacccagaaaaacagtgctaccacaagggtggtatgagacgcactttgctgactaattaggaaagctagtggaggactaccttacccgaaaggggcaaaggcagtaggagagtggtcagtgtagggaggtccttgggttgattttgctgcgatggcggtcaggagggatccctgcattggagcttcctagaaattgtagcgagtttctgaagctagtggaactttgtaaaggcctcgtagtgataccctgcctcgcttcgttggtagaggtgtatgagattcatgaccccttgacagatgggtaacatgacttgtgggtaaagatgtgcaacctctgcagagtgtaaaactggtatatcagctgtgctcacggtcatgagcggctcagacactcacatgagtaatttatggaactaaacttaatttgttatatgcattgcatcacaggtgttgttatcaattttgatctattacttatttgggttggtatctacttacacttagtaactactaataaaattttgaccaactttaaaagcaatgctcagctttaactatcctctttggtaagccttacacttcacacgaGCTCCCACCTTTAGCGAGTTTATGTACATTACTAGgtgagtgtccgtgcgttgcaacagaaaCACATAATAACCTAACATGGTCTGAAACAGATATTGTGGTCCGAAACAGCTATAGAGCTGCAAAGATGGGTTCAGGAATTGAGGCGAACATAGATCCAAATTTCCCAGGATAGTAAAAATGACCCATGATTATTATAGaaaacataagtattcacattctgAGATATAAAATAGCATAAGAGTGGACGAGGGCATCCACACTATCCGTGACCCCGCCCCTGCTCCATCTCATGGACCTCGCTCCTGTCGCTCAAGCACGAAAGAAGCCCCGGCGTCGCGTTCTGGCCCTCAACGCCATCCGCGATATGACCTTCCGCTTCCTCTGCCGAGCGTGCTTGTTCCTAGCTTCCCTCCCACCTGCGCATCGGATTCCCGTGCTAAGGCTGGAAAGTTATACTGTGAGCTTAGCTTCCCCCTCGACGTACCATCCGCGTCCTCCGACCGGTCGCGCGTGGAGCTTCTGGAACCTCGGGTGCATCTGGCTTCCGCGCAGGCCACATCCCGTCCGCCCAAGGTTCGTAAGGCTTCAACCTAGAAAGCAAGTAAAAAACCCAATACCTTACAATTTTGGAAATAGAATGGAATAGAATGACCAAATTTATACCTTATTCATGAAGTGTGCTTCAGCTCTAGCGTACTAACCTCCTGCATAAAGCTACCGTTGTAGAAACCACCACAGCTATTTCCGTTCTGCATGGGAGAGTTCCTTTATACATTTCAAATCGTATTATACTTTACATTAACAAAATTAATCAAACTTACTTTGTTAAAAACAAAACTATAAAGAAGGAACAACTCTTCAGATATATTATACCTGTCATCACTACTGCACAACAGAGGATATGCTAAGTAAATTTGTCATCACTACTACACAACAGAGCATTGACTTCTCTTTCGTCTTTGTCACTTAGAGGTGTGAATAGTTCAGATAGATCCTGCAATAATCAAGTTTTAAGATATATTATACATCACTGATATTATATTATACACATGAAAAGCTGTTATAACAATTCAAACAACAGAAAATTAATAAGCTATTGAACACATCTGACTGAACTGAATGCTTTATATATGCTCTCTACAAAACATTCAACATTTGAGAGCGCCGCGAAACATTCAACATTTCTGAATTACATGTCATTTCTAAATTTTGGGTTCCTCCCCCGTCCCTCTCATCCTATAGGCCGCTCTGCTGCGGGGAGGGTGGCAACGAGCCAACCAGGCACCAAGGGAAGTTATTGCCCGGGCACCACCGCGCATAGAAATGAACAAATCAAGCACGGGGGCAGGTCAAATGCCGCAGACCAGCAGGGAGGTGGGCTTAGCTGAGCTTA is a genomic window of Zea mays cultivar B73 chromosome 5, Zm-B73-REFERENCE-NAM-5.0, whole genome shotgun sequence containing:
- the LOC100194149 gene encoding uncharacterized protein LOC100194149 precursor — protein: MLLINLQWLLFHFFRYDSCMEATDSDHKPVKCVFNLDIAHVDKQTMRQKYGEIMGSNKEVLDSLQGLEALPEVDISTNDIILQDQNPFVVKLHNRSTKELACFEIIGQTPKSSGTPFSGFPSWLKVSPAVGIISPRQSVEVTLQHGQIRSQDYLTGTSGDSSGAAQEKVATLLVTVTRVDSTAGRRHKIQVQHRCRRETYSSRGYNLADRFFA